In the Salvia miltiorrhiza cultivar Shanhuang (shh) chromosome 8, IMPLAD_Smil_shh, whole genome shotgun sequence genome, TGTTATTTTTTCGGAGCATCTTGTGAACACTTTACCTTGAGGAAGAAGTCTTATTGTCTAGTGTAATGTTGTAATTATTGTAGATTGCAAATTTTGTTTAATACTTTTGCTCATCAGTGATATAATTAGTTAATCCACTCTCATTTGTTGACGGAAGGATAGGGGCTGCCTAAATGTATAGTTAAAAAGAAATCATAAACTTGGCATTATGGATTTATGGTAGAGAAATAGGTAATCATCTTTCCTGACTTCCAATTTGTTGCATTTACGTCCCATATCAAAGTTCAAACAATCCTGTTTTTCATATCCCATACATTTATTTGAGGAACTCTATTAACATTGCAAATACATCTTTTAATCAAGTGATAAAATGGAGGGCTAGGAGCCAAGAGACACCTAGTCCTCCAatctcttttccttttcttttaaacATACAATTGGAATGACACCATTTTTCTTCTGTTTTCTTTTTATCTACGACTTCTCAAATACAATGATGTATTTTTTCCTTTCACAATGACACTTTTACAAATACTAATTTTCATACAAATTAGAAGTCCCATAAATTTGACAATAACATATAGTATCGTTTTACAACTCAAACTTTGTGAAATAAACTATGAGTTGTATGACATTTGAAAGGAGAAAGTAAAGACGGCAGTACTGAAAATACTTATGAAATCAATAATTTCAAGGCTGTACAGTGCCCAAGGCACTAGGTCATAGTATGCTGTCATCCTAGCATTTCCATCCTCTTTTATTATAGGTTAGTTTGGAAATTTGATACAGACAGTTTTGCTTTTGGTGTCCTGAAGCAAAACTTGAGTTTAACCATTAAAGATAACAAATTGTTATGTTATGCATTAATGTGCTAATAGGACTTTTAAGACTATATTCTGAAATGGATCTTGATATATATAGTGATTTTGTTGTGGGAATTTGAGCTCTAAAGGATGACACAATAGAGGCCTAATCTTGTACTTCTTTATTGGTTCACATTTAGTACATTTAGTATCTTGTTATAAGGTTTTATCATCTCTTGTTCAATGTGAAAGTCTTTAATATGTTATGTCACTTAAGTATTGACCTAAACTAGATCAAAATGATGATGAACAGGGATACGTATTGACTTCTGAAATTGATGGTACTATTCAAATGAAGAGTTATCTAACAGGAAACCCAGAAATCAGATTAGCTCTCAATGATGACCTACACATTGGAAGAGGCAGCGTGCCACATTTTGGTATTCTCTTGGTTAATCTTTTTGCAATACCACCGTCttgattttatatattaaaactcACTTTATTAGCCATATCTAATGTCATCTGATTCATTCACAACGTAATCTTATTTTGGCAGTCagctttttatatttttgtaagtCAGAACCTTCATGCGTTGTGAAAGTCTGTGACATCAGAGCATTCTGCTTTTTTTTGCATAGGCTACAGTGGTTCTTCAGGATCAGGAGCAGTTATTTTGGATGACTGTAATTTTCACGAATCTGTACATATGGATAGTTTTGATATAGACAGAACACTGAGTCTGGTGAGGGCTGTAATATGTTTACAAGATTTTCCTGTAATGGTGTGGTCTTTCGTGTTTATTTTCCCTAAAGAAATGTTGTTTTTGATTGTCTGATGTTACTTAGGTACCACCCGATGGGGAGTTCCCTGTAATGAATTATCGCATTACTCAAGAATTTAAGCCCCCCTTCACAATTAACACCTTAATTGAAGAAGCAGGATCACTTAAGGTATAGTTGATTGAAACTGTATTATGTTGAGGATATATTATTTAGATGCATTTAGTTTTGGAATAGcaataagattttattttttcttgctTCTACTCTTATTTATAGTGGCAACTGTTCAACCATTTGAAAATGGAAAGTTCTGATATTATTTGTAAGTGGAGGTAACTACTTAATTTATCTTTTCTCTCGTTCTTAGGCTGAGGTGATTCTGAAGATCCGTGCTGAGTTTCCTTCTAGCATCACTGCTAACACAATTTTTATAGAGATGCCATTACCAACTTATACAACGAGGTGAAATtcattaattttcttggttattgCTCCATGCATTTTCTTTTGGTCCTCCAGTTTTAGCATTTACATCCTAAATTACAATTCTTTATCTAGATAAATGGGATGTTTTTACCTCACTGATCAATTTTCTCAGTTCTAGCCTATCTAGAAGAGTTGCAAACTTGATGTTTTATATGTCCTGGTTTACTCAATACTTTTGCTTGATATCTTGATCTTTATCAAGATTGAATAGCAAAGGAGGTATGCACGACAGACCCAGGTTAACATCAAATCAGGTTTCAAGCTATAATTAAAGAAGCTTTTACATCTAAAGAAGCTTGTGTTTTTGCACAAATCTCTCTGCTGTTTGAGTTGTGGTTCTTTTTATATGCATCAAACATATTGATATCACACTTATgtctaaaataaaatttacacaATTGGTTTCCATAGTGATTTTCCTGCAGGCACTACGTGCCCctataaagaaaaaagaaaaagaaaagaaaagcaatCTTAATTGAGATGACACTTGACTACTTGAGCTCCTTAATTTTTCGAGCTCGTCCTGAGATTAAACGATCCTCATCGCATAATTCGTCCAGCCTTAACTTATTGTTACCCGCTGCTTGGTCACTTTGATCTCTCACGTCCACTATTCCTTTTTTACATGATTTAGTGACTGTTCAGTATGATGATTATTAGTATCCAGATGCATCAGGAGTGGATTCTGTATAGTCTACTGCTTATCGAACAAACCCTAAATGTTCAATAATAATTTCAGTTGAATCTGTACAATAACATGGATTTTTAGGCCTGGTTGTTGGATATTTCCTTGACCTACTTCTGTAGAATGAATTTCTGAGCACTGCTGCTTTCATACAGATTCAGTCTTTTTTTGCTCGTGAAATACTAAACAGATTATTTTGTGTATTGCATTATAGAGTCAATTTTGACCTAGAACGCGGTATAGTTGGTCAGAATGCCGATTTCAAAGAATCGCAAAAGAAACTCGAATGGAGTGTTAAGAAGGTAACATCTCCTGCAACTGCATGCTGCTGAATGATTCGTGTTTGAATTATGTTTTAGTGTTTATTTTTACTAGTAGTAATATCTTTTCAAAATTGTTGCTAATAAGTGCTCATGTTCAAAAGATTGTAGGGGGATCAGAACACACTCTACGAGCGAAGTTAAACTTTTCACAGGAATTGCATGGTATGTTTGCAGAGTTTGTAAATTTATGCCTGATTTGATTGCATGAAAATGTATTGCCTCTTGCCTGTATGTCCAATGTTATTGTTGCTTGGTTTCACAGGAAATATCACTAAAGAAGCTGGGCCTGTGAGTTTGACCTTCACAATACCTATGTACAACCCTTCAAGACTACAGGTAAAGTAGATGTTACATTTAAAATCGAAATGATTGCTGGCTGGCACCCATTCCACTTCCTCCTCTAGTTGTGGGACTCGTCTTCGTAACTGCTTCATGCTAAGCAATTTttacacaaaaataaatatataaaataaagcCCAAATGGATTACATTGATAAATTTCTTGTGATGTAAGAGTCAAAGCTCAGCAACAAAACAAAATAGATATTTATGAAAAAAGTTTGGTGGACTTCAGTTCAgcaaaaagtaaataaaaatgaattaattatcgTTTTAACCTTCCCCAGCATGGTCATTGGTTCAGCGGTTACTTAAATATCCCAACCCATGCATACAAATTTGCTTATTTGTTGTTTCTACTTCCTTCAGCGAACTTAAATTATGTCTTACGATAGTCTTTTTAGCATTTGTTTTACTAAATTATGTACCCATGTTCTGTGTTGTTACCTGAGTCACTATTTTTAGTGTTGGCTTGTGATGCAGCATTCTTTCTCAACCCAAGCGTTATGATTGTTGTACATAATAGATGATGTAAAAGGTGGTAAAGATAATAAATGGGAAGTATGTTGTTTGTAACCGACTTGATGTGTGAATGCAGGTGAAGTACTTGCAGATAGCAAAGAAGAGCAAAACTGCCAACCCGTATCGGTGGGTGAGATATGTGACTCAGGCTAATTCTTATGTTGCTCGCATTTGAAAATAGTCATGCTCCTGTTCATTTCTTCATCGCATGTTTACTACAATTGAGATCCATTTTATAGATAATTTTTCCCTTACGTTCTTCCTTTTTGTCGCATTGTATTTAGAATATTAGTAACCTACCAGGTGTGGTTACTTATCGACTTATTGTGCTACCTATAAATCTATACAATTTGCCATTTGTGCTGTTGTACATGTAAAGTGATAAACTGCCTGAAACAAACTCGTGCGTATAAAAAATCATACTCACTCCATCttacaaaaatatgaataattgaGAGTAACACAGTTCTTAAGAAATGCTAGTTGAGAGTTATCGTGAATGGAAAatgaatcataatttataaGTGTTATGAGAGTAATGAGTTAATTGATGAAAAGTAGTGGTGGGTTATGAtggtttttttgtgaataagtataaaaaagaaggataaaaaaaatagtgtacaaaaataaaaatgttcatatttttgtgggacgttttaaaatgacaaattgttcatgtttttgtgagacggagcgAGTAAGACAATTAGATAATTTACTGTTGGAATTCTTGTGTTCTTCATGCAAAATACTGTATATTGTCCTAATGTATACATATCgtttcaaaaatttaaaatctaatTTTATACTCTTTCTGTTCCACCAATTTAGTCCCCTTTTGTTTTTCAcaaatattaagaaaatgcatttaatctTCTTTAAAAGAAGtactaattttatatttttatttttttatatctttatttattattttcacacattaaTTTCGCATTTAAGtgaaatattaaataagatTAGTTTAATAAAacgatatttttatataatattaattaaaaaataaattatctttttaagacatccaaaaataaaatagaataagtGATTTATTTCGTGGGAGACCGAGGGAGTATTTAAGTGTCACAAAAATGTTTCCAAAGTAGATTTCCGGGCAAATTCCGAGGTGAATGTGCttacatatttaaatttttctttatttttattaactttacctttattatactccctccgtcccattattgaagacacactttccttattggggtgtcccaataataaagacacacttccaaaaaaggaaataattagGCAATTTAATTGGTAATTAACATAGCTTAAACCATCTCTTCCCTCTTCTCATTTCTGCCTCGGTCTTCTCAAACCATCTCTTCCCTCTTCCCTCTTTCCCACTCCTCTCGGTTGCACCGCCCTCTCATATTTCCTCCGCCGCCCCTCGCTCGTCTCCGGCGACCCTCTCTCGAGTGTGGTGTGTTGGTGTGTTGGGGGTACGAGGTGGAGAGGAGCAAGCCGGCGGCAATTCCGCCGAGGAAGGAAGACAGCGTCGGCGGCGAAGAGTGGTGGTCGGCGGAGATTTAACTTTCCGGCGGTGGACTAGGGTTTGCGGCGCGGCGCccctccccctctcttctccttctccgtcGCCGCCTGCTTCTCCTTCTCCAGCCGACGTCGGCTCTGGGGCCGCGCCGCGACCGCCTTCCTGCTTCCCCTCGCATCTCTCTCTGTCCGACTCCTCTCGGTTCTCCCTCATCTCTTtcgctcatctctctctccctagacTCTGTGTCTGCCGCGATTCGATTTTTGGGTTAGGGGCTAGGGTTTGCCGCGATTCGATTTTTGGGTTCGATTTTGCAGGTTCGATTTTGGGTTTGATTTGGGGGTTGAATTTctgaggtggtggtggttgtcgtaggcggcggcggtggtggttgtcgGAGGTGGTGGTCGTTTGCAATTTGATGCTAATTTTGAATCAgttttttgtgctaatttttttggaaaatttgcGATTTCTAGTTTGTTTTTCTGGGCTCCATTTTCGGCAGCATAGCATAGGGAATCGGTGGTGGTGGGggtggtcggcggcggcggcggcggtggtggtggtggtggtgggcaGTGGTGGTTCCGAGAAatgagagttgagagttaagtcccTAATTAAATACACACCACAACACTTTATTCCTTAAACTACCTcgtcttaatctccgtgcccaaaagacctatgtctttattaatgggacggagggagtagtttttttgactttggagagttggggaggggagcagtggggttccAACCTTTATTATAGTTAATCACTCATCTATGGTTAGAAATTATACCTATGATTTCTGAAAAGCGACAACAGGAGTCTCCATAATTAGAAATTATATTTTGAAACATAGATGGGGCCCATTTTCCCATTGCCACTTGGCTTTTCCCTGTGTTCTAACTTCTACCAATGTTTCCTTCTCTTTTGTTCTTATTTTTCTCTGTCCAAATTTCGCAGAGCCATTTAtggattttttttgtagttcAATGTggcttctttattaatttatagaagTTCTGTTTAAAATATTTTAGGGTGATATGAAGTTTGATTTGACTATGAAGTTGGGCTGAGTTGGAGTTGCCTAATATAATTAGTGAAGAAGATAGAAGTGCCTAATAGAATTGCTAAACCATTTAATCTTTTCTTACGATATATACGATCTTAAATATGTCTTCAACAATATTAACTTTGAGAAACTCCTCTTAACTAAAGCTATAGTAATATACATAATCAACAAAATCCTATAAGTTATAGTAACATTTGGATAACAATATGCAATTTTCAGAACTTCAATAGTTGACATTATCTTATTtgataatgttatttataatatttgtaattcagtaaataaattatttaagtcaACATCGAATATATTATCACGAGTAAAAGTAGATTTCAAATTTACGCAACAATGTCTTAATTTTTCACTATTcaaagattttaaaattttcgaaTCAAACAAAAAAGTaaatatatgatcaaattatttcatttattcaaATCTACATTTTAAAGAAGCAATAGTCATATCCACAACAACTACAAAATATTCAAACCTAAATGACTCTTCGAGTGATAATGAAACTTCAACACTTTCTCCCTCATCAAATTATTCCCTTCGTCCTTCAAACatctttctcttttttcattttaatccgtccccaaaacatcttcctaacctacttttgaaaataattgcaCTCAGTATTACTCTTACAATCTTCATTTTTTGTGGAACTCATtcttgatcactaatttcttagcaacaaataccgcaactaacacggtgcaattgtagcaaataatcagtaaccgagtatcgtatccacaaggaCTGACACAACAAAATAactttagctatctcctaaacaaactaaaacagtagacaggcaaacgaaaataaagaAGGTTTGATTAACACTAAACTCAAATAGTAATAAATCAAAacacgtaggaaaaatcaaatattaaaagacaactgactagggtagtaaattcattaactaaatctacgcaatcaatctattaatcctatgtaccagtttaatccagttatgatgagagatcacttaattaatcaattactctcgctagagcaacaacgatcgtagattagtaaattctctatctccgttaggtctcaagaaaatctactaactcccaatagctcctaagaatagctccctatgatccacctatctccgctaggtctcaaggttaaaatcatatcatacattcctgaattcgctaaacagttatctccgctaggtctcaaaccgaatagctaaacatgcaaactattgataagataattcacaagaaattaagcaccaggaattatgaatcataaactggaaggcacaaaggtattaacaaataaatcacataaattcaattaactatttacaaacactagaatcagctaaaggaaactagccagacatgctaaaagaaaacataaacataattaagaagaacacaataaaaaaaaaactgaattatataaaaactgaataagaaagattgtagcggcttgaatcttcaatcttgatccaagccttgaaaactagaaaacaataaaattctaaaagctaaaaaaactgaaaatatgaatGCTCGGGTTCGGGGGTGTGtcagataggtcaaaagaggacctatttatagttttcagatttccttcgatcaccatggaagttgccatgcaaagtagaattctaatggtaatagaatcgtgtaaaataaggcaactctccagctggatgcgcgctccggaaaatactcctactcttgccgaattcgcagctctcgccagaggaacgcatgtcgctcgccagaggaacgggtcacgccagagaaatggcgatttctctggtctcttcacttctctgactattgagcgctgggcttcacttctctgatgctggcgcttctctgcagaggaatgggtgattcctctttcctctgctctggcttcttgatttctctggcgattgattccgctgcactggacTTTGATTTCGCTGTACTggactttgatttctctggcctggcttctctcccctctgctctgactatcgac is a window encoding:
- the LOC131001844 gene encoding AP-4 complex subunit mu isoform X1, which codes for MISQFFVLSQRGDNIVFRDYRRDVQKGSAEIFFRKVKFWKEDGKEEAPPVFNLDGVNYFHVKVVGLLFVATTRTNLSPSLALELLQRIARAIKDYLGVLNEESMRKNFVLVYELLDEVIDFGYVQTTSTEVLKSYVFNEPIVVDAARLPTLGPAALFMQGNKRMPGTAVTKSVVANDPGGRKREEIFVDIIEKISVTFSSSGYVLTSEIDGTIQMKSYLTGNPEIRLALNDDLHIGRGSVPHFGYSGSSGSGAVILDDCNFHESVHMDSFDIDRTLSLVPPDGEFPVMNYRITQEFKPPFTINTLIEEAGSLKAEVILKIRAEFPSSITANTIFIEMPLPTYTTRVNFDLERGIVGQNADFKESQKKLEWSVKKIVGGSEHTLRAKLNFSQELHGNITKEAGPVSLTFTIPMYNPSRLQVKYLQIAKKSKTANPYRWVRYVTQANSYVARI
- the LOC131001844 gene encoding AP-4 complex subunit mu isoform X2, coding for MRKNFVLVYELLDEVIDFGYVQTTSTEVLKSYVFNEPIVVDAARLPTLGPAALFMQGNKRMPGTAVTKSVVANDPGGRKREEIFVDIIEKISVTFSSSGYVLTSEIDGTIQMKSYLTGNPEIRLALNDDLHIGRGSVPHFGYSGSSGSGAVILDDCNFHESVHMDSFDIDRTLSLVPPDGEFPVMNYRITQEFKPPFTINTLIEEAGSLKAEVILKIRAEFPSSITANTIFIEMPLPTYTTRVNFDLERGIVGQNADFKESQKKLEWSVKKIVGGSEHTLRAKLNFSQELHGNITKEAGPVSLTFTIPMYNPSRLQVKYLQIAKKSKTANPYRWVRYVTQANSYVARI